From Aedes albopictus strain Foshan chromosome 1, AalbF5, whole genome shotgun sequence, one genomic window encodes:
- the LOC115263813 gene encoding OTU domain-containing protein 3-like has translation MELQDVRIKTVEVPGDGNCLFYAVVQQLSGRKCFDSQFFNEAMRLRRRTVDYLMSHKTEMRDVIIAEIITSSNVTTSNLSDTQLDEKIDQHLRNLAKCGTWAGGEALMAIKEIVGANIRIYNPHYQPLELVHGNGRCKTIEIYFNGINHYDSVELGPGGGQTVQGNEDRGKARNGSADLGVESRSKAQLKDELKRSEQGRVEM, from the coding sequence ATGGAGCTTCAAGACGTGCGGATAAAAACAGTGGAAGTACCAGGTGATGGTAACTGCCTGTTCTACGCGGTGGTTCAGCAGTTGTCAGGGAGGAAGTGTTTCGATTCGCAATTCTTCAACGAAGCTATGAGGCTGCGAAGAAGAACGGTGGATTACCTGATGTCGCACAAGACAGAGATGAGGGACGTAATAATAGCCGAGATCATCACCTCGTCAAATGTAACCACGTCCAATCTCTCAGACACGCAACTGGACGAGAAAATCGACCAACATCTACGAAATCTGGCAAAATGCGGAACATGGGCTGGCGGAGAAGCACTAATGGCGATAAAAGAGATTGTTGGTGCCAACATCAGGATTTACAATCCACACTACCAACCATTGGAATTGGTTCACGGTAATGGGAGGTGTAAAACCATTGAAATATATTTCAACGGAATCAACCACTACGATAGCGTAGAATTAGGACCAGGAGGAGGACAGACGGTACAGGGAAATGAAGATAGGGGGAAGGCAAGAAATGGAAGCGCAGACCTAGGAGTAGAATCGAGAAGCAAGGCACAACTGAAGGACGAATTGAAACGTAGTGAACAAGGAAGAGTAGAGATGTAA